A genomic stretch from Campylobacter lari subsp. concheus includes:
- a CDS encoding Mur ligase family protein yields the protein MISMIAFLSLNFLLGFYLILALQWYSYKFSRIILHFAKPLWHLYFLIIPYFAFVFSLYSGNFYLYFIVFALSLLYGGYLYKNLDKKLVFTARIKRYFLFLSLFTLVFMPFFWIGLEALVVAFLLSFLVEKINQNTFIKKASKKICDNPNLKIILITASFGKTSIKNFLYELLKDEFKCYKTPRSVNTFMGIVKDINENLENNTEIYIVEAGAREQNDILEITEFLNPQICIVGEIGLAHLEYFKTQNNIRSAKLQALKSKRLEKYFLHSSTLYENEFYDDCLSDVRASLEGLDFKIRLDDDIYDFHANLLGAFNAYNISVCILLAHYLGIKIEKIIKGVSNLKAVEHRLQVISKEPKFIIDDGFNGNFKGMSQSYELCKSYQGRKVLVTPGIVEVNEKENIKLCKIINECFDFVIITSEANSVILQKYITLDFYVLKEKSQLVQTLSKLTQNGDLILFSNDAPSFM from the coding sequence ATGATTAGTATGATAGCTTTTTTAAGTTTGAATTTTTTACTTGGATTTTACCTGATTTTAGCTTTGCAGTGGTATTCTTATAAATTCTCACGTATAATTTTACATTTTGCTAAGCCTTTATGGCATTTATATTTTTTAATAATTCCTTATTTTGCTTTTGTGTTTTCTTTATATAGTGGAAATTTTTATTTATATTTTATAGTTTTTGCTTTATCTTTGTTATATGGTGGATACTTATATAAAAATTTAGATAAAAAGCTAGTTTTTACTGCTAGGATTAAGCGTTATTTTTTATTTTTGTCGCTTTTTACTTTAGTATTTATGCCATTTTTTTGGATAGGTTTAGAAGCTTTAGTAGTTGCATTTTTATTAAGTTTTTTAGTAGAAAAAATAAACCAAAATACATTTATAAAAAAGGCAAGTAAAAAGATTTGTGATAATCCAAATTTAAAAATTATTTTAATTACTGCAAGTTTTGGAAAAACAAGTATAAAAAATTTTTTATACGAACTTTTAAAAGATGAGTTTAAGTGCTATAAAACTCCAAGAAGTGTTAATACTTTCATGGGTATAGTAAAAGATATCAATGAAAATTTAGAAAATAATACTGAAATTTATATCGTAGAAGCTGGTGCAAGAGAGCAAAATGATATTTTAGAAATTACAGAGTTTTTAAATCCTCAAATTTGCATAGTGGGTGAGATTGGCTTGGCACATTTGGAGTATTTTAAAACTCAAAATAATATCCGCAGTGCTAAGTTGCAAGCTTTAAAATCAAAGCGTTTGGAAAAATACTTTTTACACTCAAGCACCTTATATGAAAATGAATTTTATGATGATTGTTTAAGTGATGTTAGGGCAAGTTTAGAAGGTTTAGATTTTAAAATAAGATTAGATGATGATATTTATGATTTTCATGCAAATTTACTAGGTGCTTTTAATGCTTATAATATTAGTGTATGTATTTTACTTGCTCATTATTTAGGAATAAAAATAGAAAAGATTATAAAAGGTGTATCAAATTTAAAAGCAGTAGAGCATCGTTTGCAAGTGATTTCTAAAGAGCCTAAATTTATCATAGATGATGGTTTTAATGGAAATTTTAAAGGTATGAGTCAAAGCTATGAGCTTTGTAAAAGCTATCAAGGAAGAAAAGTTTTGGTAACTCCTGGTATAGTTGAAGTTAATGAAAAAGAAAATATAAAATTATGCAAGATAATTAATGAATGTTTTGATTTTGTAATTATTACTTCAGAGGCTAATAGTGTGATTTTGCAAAAATACATCACATTAGATTTTTATGTATTAAAAGAAAAATCTCAACTTGTGCAAACTTTATCAAAATTAACCCAAAATGGAGATTTGATTTTATTTTCTAATGATGCACCAAGTTTTATGTAA
- the ruvA gene encoding Holliday junction branch migration protein RuvA yields the protein MIVAIEGIVSKKEPTFVVLKTSSGVSYGVYVSLFCSSNFEKDQKVEFLITQIIKEDSHKLYGFLDINEQRMFELLIKISGIGATTAMALCSSLDTNTFYAALQNGDESVFKKVPGIGPKSAKRIIAELSDAKINIENSNQDQAQALAALLSLGFKQENILKVLRTCESKNTSELIKEALKKLA from the coding sequence ATGATAGTGGCAATTGAAGGAATAGTGAGTAAAAAAGAGCCTACCTTTGTAGTTTTAAAAACTTCAAGTGGGGTGAGTTATGGTGTTTATGTGTCGCTTTTTTGCTCAAGTAATTTTGAAAAAGATCAAAAGGTTGAGTTTTTAATCACGCAAATTATCAAAGAAGACTCTCATAAATTATATGGATTTTTAGATATTAATGAGCAAAGAATGTTTGAATTGTTAATTAAAATTAGTGGTATAGGAGCAACTACTGCTATGGCGCTTTGCTCAAGCTTAGATACTAATACTTTTTATGCAGCTTTGCAAAATGGCGATGAGAGTGTATTTAAAAAGGTTCCTGGTATTGGTCCAAAGAGTGCAAAAAGAATTATAGCTGAGTTAAGTGATGCAAAAATCAATATAGAAAATTCTAATCAAGACCAAGCACAAGCTTTGGCAGCTTTACTTTCACTTGGTTTTAAACAAGAAAATATTTTAAAGGTTTTAAGAACTTGTGAGAGTAAAAATACCAGTGAGCTTATTAAAGAGGCTTTGAAAAAATTAGCATAA
- a CDS encoding alpha/beta fold hydrolase — protein MAKTRVYSNGYFYNLSYEIINPKCEKTILILHGWGANKELMKQAFEKPLNDFKQIYLDLPGFGNSSVDAAMDSYAYAKVVEDFLTTIEQKADYLMGHSFGGKVATIMCQNANFQGLILLSSAGVVLPKSFKVKFKIALFKILKNLPYGDFWRKFFISKDAQGMNEVMYETFKKVVNENLENEFQKLKNSILIFWGNEDKATPLKSGAIIHSLAQKGKFFALDGDHFFFLKHADFINEKIHEEFLKND, from the coding sequence ATGGCAAAAACTAGAGTATATTCTAATGGATATTTTTATAATTTAAGTTATGAAATCATTAATCCAAAATGCGAAAAAACAATTCTCATTTTACACGGTTGGGGTGCTAATAAAGAGCTTATGAAACAAGCTTTTGAAAAGCCTTTGAATGATTTTAAACAAATTTATTTAGATTTGCCTGGTTTTGGAAATTCAAGTGTAGATGCAGCTATGGATTCTTATGCTTATGCTAAGGTTGTAGAAGACTTTTTAACTACAATTGAGCAAAAGGCAGATTATTTAATGGGGCATTCTTTTGGTGGAAAAGTTGCGACTATTATGTGTCAAAATGCTAATTTTCAGGGTTTGATTTTACTTTCTAGTGCAGGTGTTGTTTTACCAAAAAGTTTTAAGGTGAAGTTTAAAATAGCCTTGTTTAAAATTTTAAAAAATCTTCCTTATGGGGATTTTTGGAGGAAATTTTTTATTAGTAAAGATGCTCAAGGTATGAATGAAGTGATGTATGAAACCTTTAAGAAGGTTGTTAATGAAAATTTAGAAAATGAATTTCAAAAGCTTAAAAACTCTATTTTGATTTTTTGGGGTAATGAAGATAAAGCTACGCCTTTAAAAAGTGGAGCAATTATTCATTCTCTAGCACAAAAAGGGAAATTTTTTGCATTAGACGGGGATCATTTTTTCTTTTTAAAACATGCTGATTTTATAAATGAAAAAATACATGAGGAATTTTTAAAAAATGATTAG
- the pta gene encoding phosphate acetyltransferase, with amino-acid sequence MKSMFLLNCVDEKFLTQSLEKIQGKIAFYFPVFCEKNKEKIALICSKTNFKLDFFSSFEKNNYQSKFTQNSNYFFKKIIQDYEKIKKENDFAIVVGVDDFGLMGDLSLNIALAKELNAPLYVKSQDENHTMLNFLLSQKLGDFVLLKENEDFTQDLLQEYTYKTQARFSYELFEKAKADKKIVVLPESFDERVLKASEFLMQNEIVDLILLGDSNEICAKANSLNINIDGVRIINPKNSQYNEEFEELLYEARKSKGMSKEEAKKLVQDKTYFATLLVHTQKAHAMVSGASTTTAETIRPALQIIKTKPDVSLVSGMFFMSLEDKVLVFADCAVMPNPTPEQLAEIAYVSANSAKAFGLEPKVALLSYSSGDSGSGASVDTIKEATKIAKEKYPQLELEGPIQFDAAYDMLTAKSKMPNSKVAGRVNVYVFPDLNAANICYKAVQRTANSLAIGPILQGLKKPINDLSRGCLVEDIVNTVILSAIQAQE; translated from the coding sequence ATGAAATCCATGTTTTTATTAAATTGTGTTGATGAGAAATTTTTAACACAATCTTTAGAAAAAATTCAAGGTAAAATAGCTTTTTATTTTCCTGTTTTTTGTGAAAAAAATAAAGAAAAAATTGCTTTAATATGCTCAAAAACCAATTTTAAGCTAGATTTTTTTAGTAGTTTTGAAAAAAATAATTATCAAAGCAAATTTACTCAAAATTCAAATTATTTTTTTAAAAAAATAATTCAAGATTATGAAAAAATAAAAAAAGAAAATGATTTTGCTATAGTGGTTGGAGTAGATGATTTTGGCTTGATGGGAGATTTGAGTTTAAATATAGCTTTAGCTAAAGAGCTAAATGCCCCATTATATGTAAAAAGTCAAGATGAAAATCATACTATGTTAAATTTTTTACTAAGTCAAAAGCTTGGTGACTTTGTTTTGTTAAAAGAAAATGAAGATTTTACTCAAGATTTATTACAAGAATATACCTATAAAACTCAGGCAAGATTTTCTTATGAGCTTTTTGAAAAAGCAAAAGCAGATAAAAAAATAGTGGTTTTACCTGAAAGTTTTGACGAAAGAGTATTAAAAGCTAGTGAGTTTTTAATGCAAAATGAGATTGTTGATTTGATTTTGCTAGGTGATAGCAATGAAATTTGTGCTAAAGCTAATAGTTTAAATATCAATATCGATGGTGTACGTATTATAAATCCTAAAAATTCTCAATATAATGAAGAATTTGAAGAGCTTTTGTATGAAGCTAGAAAAAGTAAAGGTATGAGTAAAGAAGAAGCTAAAAAGTTAGTGCAAGATAAAACATATTTTGCGACCTTGCTTGTACATACTCAAAAAGCACATGCTATGGTAAGTGGTGCGAGTACAACTACTGCTGAAACTATTCGTCCTGCCTTGCAAATTATCAAAACAAAACCTGATGTGAGTTTGGTTTCTGGTATGTTTTTTATGTCTTTAGAAGATAAGGTTTTAGTTTTTGCTGATTGTGCTGTTATGCCAAATCCAACCCCTGAGCAACTTGCTGAAATTGCTTATGTGAGTGCAAATAGTGCTAAAGCTTTTGGGCTTGAACCTAAAGTGGCTTTACTTTCATATTCTAGTGGAGATAGCGGAAGTGGGGCTAGTGTAGATACAATTAAAGAAGCTACTAAAATAGCTAAAGAAAAATATCCTCAACTTGAGCTAGAAGGTCCTATACAATTTGATGCAGCATATGATATGTTAACAGCAAAAAGCAAAATGCCAAATTCTAAAGTAGCAGGAAGAGTAAATGTATATGTGTTTCCTGATTTAAATGCGGCGAATATTTGTTATAAGGCTGTTCAAAGAACAGCAAATTCTTTAGCGATTGGCCCGATTTTACAAGGTCTTAAAAAACCAATTAATGATTTAAGTAGAGGTTGTTTGGTAGAAGATATTGTTAATACTGTAATTTTAAGTGCTATTCAAGCACAAGAATAA
- a CDS encoding type II toxin-antitoxin system Phd/YefM family antitoxin, producing MATFSKDEIYTATEVVRNFSTMLEKTKKSENGRVVIVKNNKFEAVLLSFEEYERLNEAVMLLEKIYKDKKG from the coding sequence ATGGCTACTTTTAGCAAAGATGAAATTTATACTGCAACTGAAGTAGTAAGAAATTTCAGTACTATGCTTGAAAAAACAAAAAAGAGCGAAAATGGTAGAGTGGTAATTGTAAAAAATAATAAATTTGAAGCCGTGCTTTTAAGCTTTGAAGAATATGAGCGTTTAAATGAAGCTGTAATGCTTTTAGAAAAGATTTATAAAGATAAAAAAGGCTAG
- a CDS encoding D-alanine--D-alanine ligase: MIYGVIFGANSYEHEISIVSAVVLKKVLKVQKKFIFCDKNKEFFLIDEEKMNAKTFSSGAYKKEKVLVLKQGGFFIKTMLGEKKLDIDVAVNIVHGKDGEDGKIAALLDFYGIKYIGPRIEASVLSFNKVLTKLYAQSVGVKTLDYKVLNLHKEQNISLDFPCILKPARLGSSIGISIVKDESELKYAKDVAFEFDEDVVVEKFVSNIKEYNLAGCMIGEKMEFSIIEEPRKNEILDFEQKYLGFSESSKVSEANISEELKQKLRDNFTRIYNPLFKGALIRCDFFVIGDEVYLNEINPNPGSLANYLFEDFTNTVDNLAKNIELEKQIKIDYAFIHSINGQKGKL, translated from the coding sequence ATGATATATGGTGTAATTTTTGGTGCAAATTCTTATGAGCATGAAATTAGCATTGTGAGTGCTGTGGTATTAAAAAAAGTACTCAAGGTGCAAAAAAAATTTATATTTTGTGATAAAAATAAAGAATTTTTTCTTATAGATGAAGAAAAAATGAATGCAAAAACTTTTAGCAGTGGTGCTTACAAAAAAGAAAAAGTCTTGGTATTAAAGCAGGGTGGATTTTTTATCAAAACCATGTTAGGTGAGAAAAAACTTGACATTGATGTAGCAGTAAATATCGTACATGGAAAAGATGGTGAGGATGGTAAAATAGCTGCTTTGCTTGATTTTTATGGCATAAAATATATAGGTCCACGCATAGAAGCTAGCGTTTTATCCTTTAATAAGGTTTTAACTAAACTTTATGCACAAAGTGTAGGGGTAAAAACACTTGATTATAAGGTTTTAAATTTGCATAAAGAGCAAAATATTTCTTTGGACTTTCCTTGTATTTTAAAGCCTGCAAGATTAGGTAGTAGTATAGGTATAAGTATAGTTAAAGATGAAAGCGAGCTTAAATATGCCAAAGATGTTGCTTTTGAATTTGATGAGGATGTTGTGGTTGAAAAATTCGTAAGCAATATTAAAGAATATAACTTAGCAGGTTGTATGATAGGTGAAAAAATGGAATTTTCTATTATTGAAGAGCCTAGAAAAAATGAAATTTTAGATTTTGAACAAAAATATTTAGGTTTTTCAGAAAGTTCTAAAGTCAGTGAAGCAAATATTAGCGAAGAATTAAAGCAAAAACTAAGGGATAATTTTACTAGAATTTACAATCCTTTGTTTAAAGGAGCTTTGATTCGCTGTGATTTTTTTGTGATAGGTGATGAGGTTTATTTAAATGAGATCAATCCAAATCCAGGATCATTGGCAAATTATTTATTTGAAGATTTTACTAATACAGTTGATAATTTAGCTAAAAATATAGAGCTAGAAAAGCAAATTAAGATTGATTATGCTTTTATTCACAGTATTAATGGGCAAAAAGGTAAGTTATAA
- the flgH gene encoding flagellar basal body L-ring protein FlgH, which produces MKFKNVNFYLLPFVMFGCSATVDPHINMKPPTYVEELAPKQNNNTQSNPGSLFGKGDNPLFSDKKAMNVNDLVTVVIRENATQNSQGSKATSKNNNVNLGGGQITTGAGLSKARDFINDYTNIGYTTASTSQYQGTGSQTRSENFQTTISARVIKVLSNGNYFIEGSRELLINGEKQIIQLSGVIRPYDISQDNMIDSKYIADAKILYKTEGDIDKSTRKPWGTKFMETIWPF; this is translated from the coding sequence ATGAAATTTAAAAATGTTAATTTTTACTTGTTACCTTTTGTAATGTTTGGTTGTAGTGCCACAGTCGATCCACATATTAATATGAAACCCCCGACTTATGTAGAAGAGCTAGCTCCTAAACAAAACAACAATACTCAAAGTAATCCTGGATCACTGTTTGGCAAAGGAGATAATCCTTTGTTTTCTGATAAAAAAGCAATGAATGTAAATGATTTAGTAACTGTAGTCATTAGAGAAAATGCTACACAAAATTCACAAGGCTCTAAAGCTACAAGTAAAAATAATAATGTTAATTTAGGCGGGGGACAAATAACCACTGGTGCTGGACTTAGCAAAGCTAGAGATTTTATCAATGATTATACAAATATAGGTTATACCACAGCAAGCACTTCACAATATCAAGGTACAGGAAGCCAAACTAGAAGTGAAAATTTCCAAACCACCATTTCTGCTAGAGTGATTAAAGTTTTATCTAATGGAAATTATTTTATAGAAGGAAGTCGTGAGCTTTTAATTAATGGGGAAAAGCAAATCATTCAGCTAAGTGGGGTTATAAGACCTTATGATATTTCTCAGGATAATATGATAGATAGTAAATACATAGCTGATGCAAAAATTCTTTATAAAACAGAAGGTGATATAGATAAATCAACACGTAAGCCTTGGGGGACAAAATTCATGGAAACCATTTGGCCTTTTTAA